A genomic segment from Garra rufa chromosome 5, GarRuf1.0, whole genome shotgun sequence encodes:
- the LOC141335708 gene encoding arrestin domain-containing protein 3-like, with amino-acid sequence MSNTVKNISVTYNPINQGNTFTSGDFISGQVILDVAKDTQIQSLSVKIKGKADVCWSERYGQTTIVYSDKEKYYSVKRFFILEDKTHGHDREMLNDPSGQPYSSVVAPGRHVYPFTFQLPQQHFPPTFRGSVGKIVYGLEAKLERSMRVSSKDRAEFHYVPKDDLPGPELMAPQYGTKDKQMKLLTSGSVSMNINTEKMGYYLGEGLKVLAEVQNNSSRSIKPKYCLYEKHSFFAQGKRRVHTHNILKEEGEPIESNSKKTATKVLLIPPSLTTSVLNCRILKVEYRLRVYLDVPFASDPEIKFPVVILSPQPAKNSDFGIWNQPPGSNVYPILPPMAPQAPPHNVVGPPGQFGPPGYPGPPLDQFGATGFSAPPGQFGPNSHQSAPSAPPPYQDYQSYPKLPDYPKKS; translated from the exons ATGTCCAACACTGTGAAAAACATTTCTGTAACTTACAATCCTATCAATCAGGGCAATACCTTCACCAGCGGGGATTTTATATCGGGACAAGTCATTCTGGATGTAGCGAAGGACACACAAATACAGTCGTTGAGTGTGAAAATTAAAGGCAAAGCAGATGTTTGCTGGTCCGAGCGTTATGGTCAAACAACTATTGTTTACTCGGATAAGGAGAAGTATTATTCCGTCAAGAGGTTTTTCATTCTGGAGGACAAAACACATG GTCATGACCGTGAGATGCTGAACGATCCCTCCGGACAGCCGT ATTCTTCGGTTGTTGCGCCAGGGCGTCACGTTTACCCATTCACCTTTCAGTTGCCTCAACA ACACTTTCCACCAACCTTCAGAGGTTCAGTTGGAAAAATTGTCTACGGTCTGGAGGCAAAACTAGAAAGATCAATGCGTGTTTCTAGCAAAGACAGAGCAGAGTTCCATTATGTACCCAAAGATGATCTGCCCGGTCCTGAACTAATG GCACCTCAGTATGGAACTAAAGATAAACAAATGAAACTCTTGACGTCTGGGAGTGTCTCCATGAacataaacactgagaaaatggGATACTACCTTG GTGAGGGCTTGAAAGTTTTGGCTGAAGTTCAGAACAATTCGTCCCGTTCAATCAAGCCAAAATACTGCCTGTatgaaaaacacagtttttttgcACAAGGGAAGAGAAGAGTTCACACACATAATATTCTTAAAGAGGAAGGGGAACCCATTGAGTCAAACTCGAAGAAAACTGCCACCAAAGTGCTGTTAATTCCTCCCAGCCTTACCACCTCTGTCCTAAACTGTAGGATCCTCAAGGTTGAGTACAGACTCAGG GTCTACCTGGATGTGCCGTTTGCCTCAGATCCGGAAATCAAATTCCCAGTTGTGATACTTTCTCCTCAGCCTGCTAAAAACAGTGACTTTGGAATCTGGAATCAACCACCAGGAAGCAATGTGTACCCCATCCTACCTCCTATGGCTCCACAAGCCCCACCACATAATGTGGTTGGACCACCAGGTCAGTTTGGACCTCCTGGTTACCCTGGTCCTCCTCTTGATCAGTTTGGTGCAACTGGTTTCTCTGCACCACCTGGTCAGTTTGGTCCAAATTCTCATCAATCTGCTCCATCAGCTCCACCTCCATATCAGGACTATCAATCATATCCAAAGTTACCTGACTATCCTaaaaaatcctaa